One Natrinema halophilum genomic window carries:
- a CDS encoding phosphoenolpyruvate carboxykinase (ATP): protein MSETGTETHPLVRQLPDPRTAPHVRYNPSLEELRELAAPDETTTEFGSASYVSEFRSRSADRTKNTVDDEFTDRDYDLVEDATDRTASTELLCIDRLMGRHPDATFCCRLFVPIEHARIAYAWASLFELADGQDPDLYTVQLPDYDETAIRVLPDTGFTAVLGTDYTGEAKKSFLRLFMYRLKQQGGLGLHAGSKRVNARTDDGDVRTVGQVFMGLSATGKSTLTSHGCWLENPEDAAMLQDDVCGLLPDGSVAGSEGKGLFIKTIGLGEDEQPELYEAATDESAILENVAVDDDGTVHFDEDRYTSNSRAIVQRDELESADEEIDLGRMDQVFFITRNPLMPPVAKLDEEQAAVAFMLGESIETSAGDPTRAGESIRVVGTNPFIVGPEGEEGNIFHELIDILDVDCYVINTGYLGEEAVDIGVTESVTILTEAARGTIEWTHDDRMGLTIPETVPGLDIEDYYVPDYVDDYDEALADLRTERREYLSQFDDLRDQIKAAVY, encoded by the coding sequence ATGTCTGAAACCGGGACGGAGACCCATCCGCTGGTCCGACAGCTTCCCGATCCACGGACAGCACCTCACGTCCGCTACAATCCGTCTCTCGAGGAATTGCGCGAACTCGCCGCCCCCGACGAGACGACGACCGAGTTCGGGTCGGCGTCGTACGTCAGCGAGTTCCGCTCTCGGAGCGCCGATCGGACGAAAAACACCGTCGACGACGAATTCACCGACCGTGATTACGATCTGGTCGAGGACGCCACCGATCGCACAGCCAGCACCGAATTGCTTTGTATCGATCGGCTCATGGGCCGTCATCCGGATGCAACGTTCTGTTGCCGGCTATTCGTCCCGATCGAACACGCTCGGATCGCGTACGCGTGGGCGTCGCTCTTCGAGCTAGCTGACGGACAGGATCCCGATCTCTACACCGTCCAGTTGCCCGACTACGACGAGACCGCGATTCGAGTCCTTCCGGACACCGGCTTCACCGCCGTACTGGGCACCGATTACACCGGCGAGGCGAAGAAGTCGTTTCTTCGACTGTTCATGTATCGACTCAAACAACAGGGTGGACTCGGTCTCCACGCGGGCAGCAAGCGCGTCAACGCCCGAACTGACGATGGCGACGTTCGGACCGTCGGTCAGGTGTTCATGGGCCTCTCTGCGACCGGCAAATCGACCCTGACCTCACACGGATGCTGGCTCGAGAACCCGGAGGACGCAGCCATGCTTCAGGACGACGTCTGTGGGCTCCTTCCGGACGGCTCCGTCGCTGGCAGCGAAGGTAAGGGACTGTTCATCAAGACAATCGGCCTCGGCGAAGACGAGCAGCCGGAACTCTACGAAGCTGCGACCGACGAGTCCGCGATCCTCGAGAACGTCGCCGTCGACGACGATGGAACCGTCCACTTCGACGAAGACCGATACACGTCGAACTCCCGGGCGATCGTCCAGCGCGACGAACTCGAGAGCGCCGACGAGGAGATCGACCTCGGGCGGATGGATCAGGTCTTCTTCATCACTCGAAATCCGCTGATGCCGCCGGTCGCCAAACTCGACGAGGAGCAGGCGGCGGTCGCCTTCATGCTCGGCGAGTCGATCGAGACGAGTGCGGGCGACCCGACTCGAGCCGGCGAGTCGATCCGCGTCGTCGGCACGAACCCGTTCATCGTGGGCCCGGAAGGCGAAGAAGGAAACATTTTCCACGAGCTCATCGACATCCTCGACGTCGACTGCTACGTCATCAATACGGGCTATCTCGGCGAGGAAGCCGTGGATATCGGCGTGACCGAATCCGTCACTATCCTCACTGAGGCGGCCCGCGGGACCATCGAGTGGACCCACGACGATCGGATGGGCCTAACGATCCCTGAGACTGTTCCCGGACTCGATATCGAGGACTACTACGTTCCGGATTACGTCGACGATTACGACGAGGCGCTCGCGGATCTGCGCACTGAGCGACGCGAGTACCTATCGCAGTTCGACGACCTTCGCGACCAGATCAAAGCTGCTGTCTACTGA
- a CDS encoding HEWD family protein, with protein MSAQVRKPTARLCEQCGRAEVWDEDLEAWQLAREDGVKQVGNPHCIHEWDINGTFNPVDNPDS; from the coding sequence ATGAGCGCACAGGTACGAAAACCGACCGCCAGACTGTGCGAGCAATGCGGTCGAGCCGAAGTATGGGACGAAGACCTCGAAGCGTGGCAACTCGCCCGCGAAGACGGCGTGAAACAGGTAGGCAACCCCCACTGCATTCACGAGTGGGACATTAACGGGACGTTCAATCCGGTCGATAACCCCGATAGCTAG
- a CDS encoding TraB/GumN family protein, with translation MSDAGEADVPEPPAPPDRERGSVQVLGTAHVSQASVDEVRNTIEREQPDVVAVELDEGRYRQMQGGTPDDIEAEDLLSGNTVFQFLAYWMLSYVQSRLGDQFDIEPGADMRAGIEAAEETGSGVALVDRDIQVTIQRFWSRLSVTEKLKMIGGLALGITDPRTIGLTFGAIGGMVFGLLAAVFLAPLLGFGDILLIGAVGPTALQYVGGGAVGALVGAFAGLIFLPSLESAGQYAGGALSGFSMRIIAGVLLGTIGGLTLVATETFVGPFSAMTAESAGTYAVRGTAGVLAGLGVGVTVGTVLGLVLDTLHGDVEEIDEIDIEELTDGDVVSAMMEEFRQFSPHGANALIDERDAYIAHNLHELREQGYDVLAVVGAGHRAGIERHLQNPADIPSLESLTGTASSSRFSPMKIVGYLIMVGFLAFFFLLIMAGVRNAFLLKLFVAWFLFNGIFAFTLARLAGARWTSAGVGGAVAWLTSINPLLAPGWFAGYVELKHRPVNVRDIQTLNEIVDDTERPIGEAIQAMFAVPLFRLIMIVALTNIGSMIATGLFPFVVLPWLAPEIGGVDALMGELLQGAQNSLELFRGLL, from the coding sequence ATGAGCGATGCAGGCGAGGCCGACGTGCCGGAGCCACCAGCACCACCTGACCGCGAGCGCGGTTCCGTTCAGGTTCTCGGGACGGCACACGTCTCGCAAGCGAGCGTCGACGAGGTTCGCAACACGATCGAACGAGAACAACCCGACGTCGTCGCCGTCGAACTCGACGAGGGACGCTACCGCCAGATGCAGGGCGGGACACCCGACGACATCGAAGCGGAAGACCTCCTTTCGGGCAACACCGTCTTCCAGTTTCTCGCCTACTGGATGCTGTCGTACGTTCAGTCGCGGCTTGGCGATCAGTTCGACATCGAACCCGGCGCCGACATGCGAGCAGGCATCGAAGCCGCCGAAGAAACCGGAAGCGGCGTCGCCCTGGTCGACCGAGACATCCAGGTGACGATACAACGGTTCTGGAGTCGACTTTCAGTCACCGAGAAACTAAAAATGATCGGGGGACTCGCACTGGGCATCACCGATCCCCGAACGATCGGGCTCACCTTCGGAGCAATCGGCGGGATGGTTTTCGGCCTCCTCGCTGCCGTGTTTCTCGCCCCGCTGCTCGGATTCGGCGATATCCTGTTGATCGGCGCCGTCGGTCCCACGGCGCTACAGTACGTCGGCGGCGGGGCGGTCGGTGCACTCGTCGGTGCGTTCGCCGGCCTCATCTTTCTACCCTCCCTCGAGTCTGCCGGACAGTACGCAGGCGGGGCCCTCTCTGGGTTCTCGATGCGCATTATCGCAGGCGTCCTCCTCGGCACCATCGGCGGCCTCACGCTGGTCGCAACCGAGACGTTCGTCGGACCGTTCTCGGCGATGACCGCTGAGAGTGCCGGCACCTACGCAGTTCGCGGAACGGCTGGGGTACTCGCTGGTCTCGGCGTCGGCGTCACCGTCGGTACCGTCCTCGGACTCGTCCTCGATACGCTCCATGGCGACGTCGAAGAAATCGACGAAATCGACATCGAGGAACTCACCGACGGCGACGTCGTTAGCGCCATGATGGAGGAATTCCGTCAATTCAGTCCGCATGGCGCGAACGCGCTGATCGACGAGCGCGACGCCTATATCGCCCACAACCTCCACGAACTCCGGGAACAGGGCTACGACGTCCTCGCCGTCGTCGGCGCCGGTCACAGAGCGGGCATCGAACGCCACCTCCAGAACCCGGCGGACATTCCGTCGCTCGAGTCGCTGACCGGAACTGCCTCGAGCAGCCGGTTTTCCCCGATGAAAATCGTCGGCTATCTGATCATGGTCGGCTTTCTGGCCTTCTTCTTCCTGTTGATCATGGCGGGGGTCAGGAACGCGTTCTTGCTGAAGCTATTCGTCGCCTGGTTCCTGTTCAACGGGATTTTCGCGTTCACGCTGGCACGGCTAGCCGGTGCGCGCTGGACCAGTGCGGGCGTCGGCGGTGCGGTGGCCTGGTTGACGAGTATCAATCCCCTGCTCGCACCCGGCTGGTTCGCCGGGTACGTCGAACTCAAGCACCGGCCGGTCAACGTCCGCGACATCCAGACGCTAAACGAAATCGTCGACGACACCGAACGGCCGATCGGGGAGGCCATTCAGGCGATGTTTGCAGTCCCCCTGTTCCGACTCATCATGATCGTCGCGCTTACGAACATCGGGAGCATGATCGCGACAGGGCTGTTCCCGTTCGTCGTCCTCCCGTGGCTTGCACCCGAGATCGGCGGCGTCGACGCCTTGATGGGAGAGCTCCTCCAGGGAGCACAGAATAGCCTCGAACTGTTTCGGGGGCTGCTCTGA
- a CDS encoding HAD-IIA family hydrolase: MTDYEAAILDVDGTIVRGETVLPGATDGLRALEAAGCSRLLFSNNPTRGSDHYGEKLSPHGIDVDPAAVLTSATISAEYLAATHDGEQVFLVGGERLEVILEDAAVEITADPDAAEVVLGSFDSNFSFGTLWEALRALEGDVPFYGTDPDATIPVDDGEIPGSGAILAAMAAVADREPDAILGKPSAIAATAAMDRLDTDSEKTLVVGDRLDTDIALGNRAGMETALVLTGVTDRAALASADTEPDHVLESLAAVDTLL, encoded by the coding sequence ATGACCGACTACGAGGCGGCGATCCTCGACGTCGACGGGACGATCGTCCGTGGCGAAACGGTGCTCCCCGGCGCGACCGACGGCCTGCGCGCGCTCGAGGCGGCGGGCTGTTCGCGCTTGTTATTCTCAAACAATCCGACGCGCGGAAGCGATCACTACGGCGAGAAACTCTCACCTCACGGGATCGACGTCGATCCGGCCGCTGTCCTCACGTCCGCAACCATTTCCGCCGAGTACCTCGCCGCGACTCACGACGGCGAGCAGGTTTTCCTTGTCGGCGGGGAGCGACTCGAGGTGATCCTCGAGGACGCGGCCGTCGAGATAACGGCCGACCCCGACGCGGCCGAGGTCGTCCTCGGATCGTTCGATTCGAACTTCTCGTTCGGAACGCTCTGGGAGGCCTTGCGAGCCCTCGAGGGAGACGTTCCCTTCTACGGCACCGATCCTGATGCGACGATCCCGGTCGACGACGGAGAGATCCCGGGCTCCGGCGCGATCCTCGCCGCGATGGCTGCCGTCGCCGACCGCGAGCCGGATGCAATACTCGGCAAGCCGTCCGCGATCGCAGCCACGGCCGCGATGGACAGGTTGGATACCGATTCCGAGAAAACCCTCGTCGTCGGCGACCGACTCGACACTGACATCGCGCTCGGTAACCGGGCCGGCATGGAAACGGCCCTCGTTCTCACCGGCGTCACCGATCGTGCGGCCCTCGCGTCGGCGGATACCGAGCCGGATCACGTTCTCGAATCGCTTGCCGCGGTCGACACGCTCCTCTGA
- a CDS encoding glycine zipper 2TM domain-containing protein, translated as MKERIKPVLLRARYAAIGAAVGAAIGGLFSRNAASTGGAIGGLVGATVAETRGTLEGVVDEVKDRDPRSRDIDTK; from the coding sequence ATGAAAGAGCGAATCAAACCGGTGTTGCTCCGCGCCCGATACGCAGCGATCGGTGCCGCGGTCGGCGCGGCAATCGGGGGACTGTTCAGCCGAAACGCCGCGAGTACCGGGGGTGCGATCGGCGGACTGGTAGGTGCGACCGTCGCCGAAACTCGCGGAACGCTGGAAGGCGTCGTCGATGAAGTCAAAGACCGTGATCCACGGTCGCGGGATATCGACACCAAGTGA
- a CDS encoding metalloprotease: MSHRTDRTTSPELTFSDRELRDLAVAWVILSVAFALLFVPIQSGGSIADFIRWVVLSLFTVGVAFLLHEIAHKVVAIEHGQIAEFRADYQMLFLAIMGALVGFLFAAPGAVYHRGRVTQRENALIALAGPVTNLLLAVLFLPLVIFPEPLRTIGNMGVWINLFLAAFNMIPFGPLDGKSVFDWHKGIFALIFVPSVVLAAFVMFGPF; the protein is encoded by the coding sequence ATGAGTCATCGTACCGATCGAACCACCAGTCCTGAACTGACGTTCAGCGACAGAGAACTGCGCGACCTTGCGGTTGCCTGGGTCATCCTCAGCGTCGCGTTCGCGCTGTTGTTCGTACCGATCCAATCCGGCGGCAGCATCGCTGATTTCATCAGATGGGTCGTGTTGAGTCTCTTTACCGTTGGAGTCGCGTTTCTCCTCCACGAAATAGCACACAAGGTGGTCGCGATCGAACACGGCCAGATCGCAGAGTTCCGGGCCGACTATCAGATGCTCTTTCTGGCGATCATGGGGGCGCTGGTGGGTTTCCTCTTCGCTGCGCCCGGTGCGGTCTACCATCGCGGCCGAGTGACCCAGCGGGAAAACGCCTTGATCGCACTCGCCGGGCCAGTAACGAATCTCCTCCTCGCGGTACTCTTTTTGCCGCTGGTCATCTTTCCAGAGCCGCTTCGAACGATCGGAAACATGGGCGTCTGGATCAACCTCTTTCTGGCCGCGTTCAACATGATCCCCTTCGGTCCGCTCGACGGGAAATCCGTCTTCGACTGGCACAAGGGTATCTTTGCGCTTATTTTCGTCCCCAGCGTGGTGCTGGCCGCGTTCGTTATGTTCGGCCCGTTCTGA
- a CDS encoding DUF7501 family protein, with product MAANTTTDWVDPVTCPFCGDELASPGAGFIDHIHDNADCEDGFDQWRENIAGDLAGEWTG from the coding sequence ATGGCCGCTAACACGACAACAGACTGGGTCGATCCGGTTACCTGCCCGTTTTGCGGAGACGAACTCGCATCGCCGGGTGCGGGCTTCATCGATCACATTCACGACAACGCCGACTGCGAGGATGGGTTCGATCAATGGCGGGAGAACATCGCCGGTGACCTCGCGGGCGAGTGGACCGGATAA
- a CDS encoding ABC transporter permease — translation MIETPPRAVPWTGQARTFTRRQLQQLRRNKLIIFLAVGWPVLWYFLTMTVFIQDPDPDRLGYVKAANGITYGLFGAFTVTVAVFAGEFARDLESDRYRKLRAMPVSPTADLAGRFTAGTVLGAGSYVVTILAAAVHGGTFEIGNISPASIAILGLSFVLFCIIAMALAMLLALVIPKPEHMTTIAVVVVLMAFYLTGFNGVSPGMIADDPTFVNYLPNSLATRMQIAAWAGTENVAFMTPPEAPTSITYVGLLIGYAIGLCAVAVGIMKRFAYGGAP, via the coding sequence ATGATCGAAACACCACCTCGAGCGGTCCCCTGGACAGGACAGGCGCGAACGTTCACACGACGTCAGTTGCAGCAACTCCGTCGGAACAAACTGATCATTTTCCTCGCGGTTGGCTGGCCGGTGTTGTGGTACTTCCTGACGATGACGGTGTTCATACAGGACCCGGATCCCGATCGGCTCGGATACGTCAAGGCAGCGAACGGGATCACGTACGGACTGTTCGGCGCGTTTACCGTCACCGTCGCGGTTTTCGCCGGGGAATTCGCCAGAGACCTCGAGAGCGACCGCTACCGGAAACTTCGGGCGATGCCGGTCTCGCCGACAGCGGATCTCGCTGGCCGGTTCACTGCCGGTACGGTCCTCGGCGCAGGTTCGTACGTCGTGACGATCCTCGCCGCAGCGGTACACGGCGGAACGTTCGAAATTGGAAACATCAGCCCGGCTTCGATCGCAATACTCGGGCTATCGTTTGTCCTGTTCTGTATTATTGCGATGGCGCTCGCGATGCTGCTGGCGCTGGTGATCCCCAAGCCCGAGCACATGACGACGATCGCGGTCGTCGTCGTTCTGATGGCATTTTACCTGACCGGGTTCAACGGAGTCTCGCCGGGAATGATCGCCGACGATCCGACGTTCGTCAACTACTTGCCGAATTCGCTGGCAACGCGCATGCAGATCGCCGCCTGGGCGGGTACCGAGAACGTCGCGTTTATGACGCCGCCGGAGGCCCCGACTTCGATCACGTACGTGGGGCTCCTGATCGGCTACGCCATCGGCCTCTGTGCCGTCGCGGTCGGCATCATGAAACGATTCGCGTACGGAGGTGCACCGTAA
- a CDS encoding ABC transporter ATP-binding protein has product MASERSVAETEEPTRTATENPTTNSVLEVRGVEKGFGDGQVLTGLDLSVERGELLTLMGPNGVGKSVLLSCLAGSTEPDAGEIGLFDGRSPAAARPDVSVVLQGDTIDPDLSGRENLQFYGDLHPRATDDWQALVERLELAADIDRPAREYSGGMKRKLELAIALSVDADLYLLDEPTAELDLAMIQVVHDLLLEYRDAGATILVTSHAPLDARIADRIAFVRDGRTVATDRPTTLLDRLPPVARVRGDVPPESQFLGDRVFQRGDEVRGFLSSDDDLESIESVVESSDDRVTVDRDPPSYTDLFNYYTYVQPARGDSSNAASSESNRTISERAEGTER; this is encoded by the coding sequence ATGGCTTCTGAACGATCGGTCGCGGAGACGGAGGAGCCGACGAGGACTGCGACGGAAAACCCGACAACGAACTCGGTGCTCGAGGTACGGGGTGTCGAAAAGGGATTCGGCGACGGACAGGTCCTCACGGGACTCGACCTGTCCGTCGAGAGGGGAGAACTCCTCACCCTGATGGGGCCGAACGGAGTCGGAAAATCGGTGCTACTGTCGTGTCTGGCCGGCAGCACTGAACCCGACGCCGGCGAGATCGGGTTGTTCGACGGTCGATCGCCGGCCGCGGCGCGACCCGACGTCAGCGTGGTACTTCAGGGGGACACGATCGATCCGGACCTTTCCGGGCGCGAGAACCTCCAGTTCTACGGCGACCTCCATCCTCGTGCGACCGACGATTGGCAGGCCCTCGTCGAGCGTCTCGAACTCGCGGCCGACATCGACCGGCCGGCCCGGGAGTACTCCGGAGGGATGAAACGCAAACTCGAGCTGGCGATCGCACTCAGCGTCGACGCCGACCTCTACCTGTTAGACGAACCGACCGCCGAACTGGATCTGGCGATGATTCAGGTCGTCCACGATCTCCTGCTCGAATATCGCGACGCCGGCGCGACGATCCTCGTTACGAGCCACGCGCCGCTCGACGCCCGAATCGCCGACCGAATCGCGTTCGTCCGGGACGGTCGGACCGTCGCAACGGACCGGCCGACGACGTTGCTCGATCGACTTCCGCCCGTCGCTCGAGTTCGCGGCGATGTCCCGCCCGAATCGCAGTTCCTGGGCGACAGAGTGTTCCAGCGAGGCGATGAAGTTCGCGGGTTCCTGTCGTCGGACGACGACCTCGAGTCGATCGAATCGGTCGTAGAGTCGAGCGACGATCGCGTGACCGTCGACCGAGACCCACCGTCGTACACTGACCTGTTCAACTACTACACGTACGTACAGCCGGCTCGAGGCGATTCGTCGAACGCTGCTTCGAGCGAGAGCAACCGGACGATCAGCGAGCGGGCCGAAGGAACGGAACGATGA
- a CDS encoding winged helix-turn-helix domain-containing protein — protein MEFDKLVHQPIRLQLFAYLYRHGQTTFSELRDELDVTDGNLSAHLQRMEDADAVVVEKRFVDRRPRTTYELSPNGRETFEAHVDTLETLLDQLERDGSE, from the coding sequence ATGGAATTCGACAAACTCGTTCACCAGCCGATTCGGTTGCAGCTCTTTGCGTATCTCTATCGGCACGGCCAAACCACCTTCTCGGAACTTCGGGACGAGCTCGACGTCACTGACGGAAACCTCTCTGCGCACCTGCAGCGAATGGAGGACGCCGATGCTGTCGTCGTCGAGAAACGATTCGTCGACCGTCGGCCCCGGACGACCTACGAACTGTCCCCGAACGGACGCGAAACGTTCGAAGCCCACGTCGACACGCTCGAAACCCTGCTCGACCAACTCGAGAGAGACGGCTCCGAGTGA
- a CDS encoding chromosome segregation ATPase — protein sequence MNYGLDIGPGSIRAATDTGDGRAIQSAPPIVQPADDDALEETGLSRDGAIVRATGTTYAVGNAAQAVADAAGEDPQLLFANGRLETAADAPTTAALETLVDELLGEATGGRLCYTTPGSLVDVTESADAYREAIESVVAHRGLDATPISKGFAVVYDQFGADNYTGLGVCLEAQTTSVTLAYYGVPAMAVTIGKGREWIVERTAGETGHAATQVAGVLEDFTLDPDAPADGIESGIAEAYDDLIADLIETVRDEADESDIQQGLSVPLAIAGEGAIQGIEFLFGGRFDSANLPFSIRGVRLADAPEESAARGALAAARANVEADKTITRPDGADQRDDADGGSSGPESSTEDVGTELTFDDSAIDDTIAAQSDTAIEQLFDRLATRDSEIQSVREDLEDLFADLEYVEERMAAADDVEGLDDRLETFADELADLEAESETHASNEDVEILDDDLANLSDALAELEDDVDEVDTALEAVETDAADERAILEDRLGDLAGDLEEIDARTETLDDDLAALSAALEQLEADAAAESALEEVEETVSRLTNDLEELEATVDRTETRVEGFAGRLEELATRIDDVSGHLEEEFERSDERADAIEATLDAVDEELTAVNKTLSARAESLEQRLETARDTIEALETAAVSRDRVDAVEDNLSDLETAVEDIEQAIAGATERLDDVAARTASTETVDELADTIGTVESNLEAIESDLRVLEERFEQRIDDAITDLETERSEVVAGLEADLDELDDEIVMDDDLEALRESVAETDEMIDVVTDDIDGITAELEAIERKVDELDDAPSSDAVVALENDVARLEDDVSEIANRFESLRTEYDELDRAADSGPDESAVQALEEVRTLDATVDELDERVTAVVEGHTNLEQQVETIDGRLGELEQQNPPGEVIEGVRTELEVIRADAMASPSLSSAIIGGGGGAGVVAGCIAALTGDVAVGGGAAVVGFVLIGVSLFLDR from the coding sequence ATGAACTACGGTCTCGACATCGGACCGGGGTCGATCCGGGCCGCCACCGATACGGGCGACGGTCGAGCGATTCAGTCGGCCCCGCCGATCGTTCAGCCGGCCGACGACGATGCGCTCGAGGAAACGGGGCTCTCCAGGGATGGCGCCATCGTTCGGGCGACCGGAACGACGTATGCTGTCGGGAATGCCGCTCAAGCAGTCGCCGATGCGGCCGGCGAGGACCCTCAGTTGCTGTTTGCGAACGGCCGTCTCGAGACGGCGGCGGACGCGCCCACGACGGCCGCGCTGGAAACGCTCGTCGACGAGCTACTGGGCGAGGCGACCGGCGGACGGCTCTGTTATACGACGCCCGGTTCGCTGGTCGACGTGACGGAGTCGGCCGACGCATACCGCGAGGCGATCGAGTCCGTCGTCGCACATCGCGGACTCGACGCGACGCCGATCAGCAAGGGCTTTGCTGTCGTCTACGATCAGTTCGGCGCCGACAACTACACGGGCCTCGGCGTCTGTCTCGAAGCGCAGACCACGAGCGTCACGCTCGCATACTACGGCGTCCCGGCGATGGCCGTCACGATCGGGAAGGGCCGCGAGTGGATCGTCGAACGAACGGCGGGTGAAACCGGCCACGCGGCGACACAGGTCGCCGGTGTACTCGAAGACTTCACGCTCGATCCCGATGCGCCGGCGGACGGGATCGAGAGCGGGATCGCAGAAGCGTACGATGACCTGATAGCCGACCTGATCGAAACGGTCCGGGACGAAGCCGACGAAAGCGACATCCAACAGGGACTGTCAGTTCCGCTCGCGATCGCCGGTGAAGGCGCGATTCAGGGGATCGAATTTCTCTTCGGCGGCCGGTTCGACTCGGCCAACCTCCCGTTTTCTATTCGGGGTGTCCGACTTGCAGACGCTCCCGAAGAAAGCGCCGCCAGAGGCGCTCTCGCTGCAGCCAGGGCCAACGTCGAGGCTGACAAGACGATCACCCGGCCCGACGGCGCGGACCAACGCGACGACGCAGACGGCGGTTCCAGCGGTCCCGAGAGTTCCACCGAGGACGTGGGTACTGAACTCACGTTCGACGATTCTGCAATCGACGATACAATAGCTGCTCAATCCGACACGGCGATCGAGCAACTGTTCGATCGACTCGCGACCCGTGACAGCGAGATACAGTCCGTCCGCGAGGACCTCGAGGATCTTTTTGCGGATCTCGAGTACGTCGAAGAGCGGATGGCCGCGGCCGACGACGTCGAGGGTCTCGACGACAGACTCGAAACCTTCGCCGACGAACTGGCCGACCTCGAGGCTGAGAGCGAAACTCATGCGAGCAACGAGGACGTCGAGATTCTCGACGACGACCTCGCAAACCTCTCGGACGCACTGGCGGAGTTAGAAGACGACGTCGACGAGGTCGACACTGCACTCGAGGCCGTCGAAACAGACGCCGCAGACGAACGAGCCATCCTCGAGGACCGTCTGGGCGACCTGGCTGGTGATCTCGAGGAGATCGATGCCCGAACTGAAACGCTCGACGACGACCTCGCAGCACTGTCGGCGGCGCTCGAGCAACTCGAAGCGGATGCCGCGGCCGAATCTGCACTCGAGGAGGTCGAGGAGACCGTCTCACGGCTAACGAACGATCTCGAGGAACTCGAAGCGACCGTCGATCGGACCGAGACCCGAGTCGAGGGGTTCGCGGGCCGACTCGAAGAACTAGCCACCCGTATCGACGACGTTTCAGGGCATCTCGAGGAGGAGTTCGAACGGTCCGACGAGCGAGCGGACGCCATCGAGGCGACGCTCGACGCCGTCGACGAAGAGCTAACTGCCGTCAACAAGACGCTGAGCGCTCGCGCCGAGTCGCTCGAGCAGCGTCTCGAAACGGCTCGAGACACGATCGAGGCGCTCGAAACTGCGGCCGTAAGTCGCGACCGAGTCGATGCAGTCGAAGACAATCTGTCCGACCTCGAAACGGCGGTCGAAGACATCGAACAGGCAATTGCTGGTGCGACAGAGCGACTCGACGACGTCGCCGCGCGGACGGCCAGCACGGAGACGGTCGACGAACTCGCCGACACCATCGGGACCGTCGAGTCGAACCTGGAAGCAATCGAATCGGATCTTCGCGTCCTCGAAGAGAGATTCGAGCAACGGATCGACGATGCAATTACCGATCTTGAGACGGAACGCTCCGAAGTAGTCGCCGGACTGGAAGCTGACCTCGACGAACTCGACGATGAGATCGTCATGGACGACGACCTGGAGGCGCTGCGTGAATCGGTCGCCGAAACCGACGAGATGATCGACGTGGTGACCGACGACATCGACGGGATCACGGCGGAACTCGAGGCGATCGAGCGGAAAGTCGACGAACTGGACGACGCCCCCAGCAGCGACGCCGTTGTGGCGCTCGAAAACGACGTTGCGAGACTCGAGGACGACGTCTCAGAAATCGCCAACCGCTTCGAATCGCTTCGCACGGAGTACGACGAACTCGACCGGGCCGCCGACAGCGGTCCCGACGAGTCGGCGGTTCAGGCGCTCGAAGAGGTACGGACGCTCGATGCTACCGTCGATGAACTCGACGAACGAGTAACGGCGGTCGTGGAGGGGCACACGAACCTCGAACAGCAGGTCGAAACGATCGACGGACGCCTCGGTGAACTCGAACAGCAGAATCCACCAGGCGAAGTGATCGAAGGAGTCCGAACCGAACTCGAGGTAATTAGAGCCGATGCGATGGCGTCACCATCGCTATCGTCGGCGATTATCGGCGGGGGCGGCGGTGCAGGCGTCGTCGCCGGCTGCATCGCTGCCCTTACGGGCGATGTGGCAGTCGGCGGCGGGGCGGCCGTCGTTGGATTCGTGTTGATCGGCGTCTCCCTTTTCCTCGATCGGTGA
- a CDS encoding rubrerythrin-like domain-containing protein: MTLEAQREYECLQCGRREMTGDALISTCRRCGGEMRNVELVKD; this comes from the coding sequence ATGACACTCGAGGCCCAACGCGAGTACGAGTGCCTGCAGTGTGGCCGGCGGGAGATGACCGGCGACGCGCTCATAAGCACCTGCCGGCGGTGTGGGGGTGAGATGCGCAACGTCGAATTGGTCAAAGATTAA